One Dunckerocampus dactyliophorus isolate RoL2022-P2 chromosome 18, RoL_Ddac_1.1, whole genome shotgun sequence genomic region harbors:
- the LOC129171410 gene encoding phosphoribosyl pyrophosphate synthase-associated protein 1 isoform X2 → MNVAKSGYRVFSANSSAACTELAKKITERLGVELGKSVVFQESNSETRVDVKESVRGQTIFIIQTIPRDVNTAIMELLVMAYALKTSCAKNIIGVIPYFPYSKQCKMRKRGSIVCKLLASMLAKAGLTHIITMDLHQKEIQGFFSFPVDNLRASPFLIQYIQEEVPDYRNAIIVAKSPSAAKRAQSYAERLRLGLAVIHGEAQCSESDMADGRHSPPCVRNTTGHTGLELPCKQQAPFPGIELPIMMAKEKPPITVVGDVGGRIAIIVDDIIDDVGDFVAAAEILKERGAYKIYIMATHGLLSADAPRLIEESAIDEVVVTNTVPHEVQKLQCPKIKTVDVSMILAEAIRRIHNGESMAYLFRNIAVDD, encoded by the exons ATGAACGTCGCAAAAAGTGGCTATCGTGTTTTTTCGGCAAACTCCTCCGCAGCATGCACAGAACTGGCGAAGAAGATAACAGA GCGACTAGGAGTCGAGCTGGGAAAGTCTGTTGTCTTTCAAGAGTCTAATAGTG agacaAGAGTGGATGTCAAAGAATCCGTCCGTGGACAGACCATCTTCATAATTCAGACCATACCAAG AGATGTCAACACAGCAATCATGGAGCTGTTGGTCATGGCCTACGCCCTCAAGACCTCTTGCGCAAAGAACATCATCGGTGTTATTCCCTACTTTCCCTACAGCAAGCAGTGCAAGATGAGGAAGAGGGGCTCCATAGTGTGCAAGTTGTTAGCGTCAATGTTGGCTAAAGCAG GCCTAACGCACATTATCACCATGGATTTGCATCAGAAGGAGATCCAGggcttcttttcttttcctgtgGACAACTTGCGAGCCTCCCCATTCCTCATCCAGTACATCCAGGAGGAG GTTCCGGATTACAGAAACGCCATCATCGTGGCCaaatccccatcagcagcaAAGAG AGCGCAGTCCTATGCAGAACGCTTGCGCTTGGGCCTGGCTGTGATTCATGGCGAGGCTCAGTGTTCTGAATCCGACATGGCCGATGGAAGACACTCGCCACCATGTGTGCGCAACACCACAGGACACACAGGATTGGAGCTGCCCT GCAAACAACAAGCCCCGTTCCCTGGCATAGAGCTTCCAA TAATGATGGCCAAGGAGAAACCTCCAATTACTGTTGTTGGAGACGTGGGGGGACGAATTGCCATCATTGTG GACGACATCATAGATGATGTTGGAGACTTTGTTGCAGCCGCTGAGATCCTGAAAGAGAGAGGCGCTTATAAAATTTACATCATGGCCACACACGGATTGCTTTCTGCTGATGCTCCGCGCCTCATAGAGGAGTCTGCCATTGATGAG gTGGTGGTGACCAACACGGTGCCCCACGAAGTGCAGAAGCTCCAGTGTCCAAAAATCAAGACTGTGGATGTCAGCATGATCCTGGCTGAGGCCATCCGCCGCATCCACAACGGGGAGTCCATGGCTTACTTGTTCCGCAACATCGCCGTGGACGACTAG
- the LOC129171410 gene encoding phosphoribosyl pyrophosphate synthase-associated protein 1 isoform X3, translated as MNVAKSGYRVFSANSSAACTELAKKITERLGVELGKSVVFQESNSETRVDVKESVRGQTIFIIQTIPRDVNTAIMELLVMAYALKTSCAKNIIGVIPYFPYSKQCKMRKRGSIVCKLLASMLAKAGLTHIITMDLHQKEIQGFFSFPVDNLRASPFLIQYIQEEVPDYRNAIIVAKSPSAAKRAQSYAERLRLGLAVIHGEAQCSESDMADGRHSPPCVRNTTGHTGLELPLMMAKEKPPITVVGDVGGRIAIIVDDIIDDVGDFVAAAEILKERGAYKIYIMATHGLLSADAPRLIEESAIDEVVVTNTVPHEVQKLQCPKIKTVDVSMILAEAIRRIHNGESMAYLFRNIAVDD; from the exons ATGAACGTCGCAAAAAGTGGCTATCGTGTTTTTTCGGCAAACTCCTCCGCAGCATGCACAGAACTGGCGAAGAAGATAACAGA GCGACTAGGAGTCGAGCTGGGAAAGTCTGTTGTCTTTCAAGAGTCTAATAGTG agacaAGAGTGGATGTCAAAGAATCCGTCCGTGGACAGACCATCTTCATAATTCAGACCATACCAAG AGATGTCAACACAGCAATCATGGAGCTGTTGGTCATGGCCTACGCCCTCAAGACCTCTTGCGCAAAGAACATCATCGGTGTTATTCCCTACTTTCCCTACAGCAAGCAGTGCAAGATGAGGAAGAGGGGCTCCATAGTGTGCAAGTTGTTAGCGTCAATGTTGGCTAAAGCAG GCCTAACGCACATTATCACCATGGATTTGCATCAGAAGGAGATCCAGggcttcttttcttttcctgtgGACAACTTGCGAGCCTCCCCATTCCTCATCCAGTACATCCAGGAGGAG GTTCCGGATTACAGAAACGCCATCATCGTGGCCaaatccccatcagcagcaAAGAG AGCGCAGTCCTATGCAGAACGCTTGCGCTTGGGCCTGGCTGTGATTCATGGCGAGGCTCAGTGTTCTGAATCCGACATGGCCGATGGAAGACACTCGCCACCATGTGTGCGCAACACCACAGGACACACAGGATTGGAGCTGCCCT TAATGATGGCCAAGGAGAAACCTCCAATTACTGTTGTTGGAGACGTGGGGGGACGAATTGCCATCATTGTG GACGACATCATAGATGATGTTGGAGACTTTGTTGCAGCCGCTGAGATCCTGAAAGAGAGAGGCGCTTATAAAATTTACATCATGGCCACACACGGATTGCTTTCTGCTGATGCTCCGCGCCTCATAGAGGAGTCTGCCATTGATGAG gTGGTGGTGACCAACACGGTGCCCCACGAAGTGCAGAAGCTCCAGTGTCCAAAAATCAAGACTGTGGATGTCAGCATGATCCTGGCTGAGGCCATCCGCCGCATCCACAACGGGGAGTCCATGGCTTACTTGTTCCGCAACATCGCCGTGGACGACTAG
- the rasd4 gene encoding rasd family member 4, whose product MESNQANKSPEEKDRTNVRLVFLGAAGVGKTALIQRFLKDTFEPKHRRTVEELHREEYEVGGVKVTINIMDTSGSYSFPAMRRLSIQKSDAFALVYAVNDPASLEAVKSLRDEILEVKEDKYTPIVVIGNKIDCRHERQVSSEDVLSTVELDWNNSFVEASAKDNVNVLEAFRELLQQANLPSWLSPALCRRRETFPKEQKKIPPMNKTNSCLIS is encoded by the coding sequence ATGGAAAGTAACCAAGCCAACAAGTCTCCTGAAGAAAAAGACAGGACAAACGTGCGTCTGGTGTTTTTGGGAGCGGCAGGAGTGGGAAAGACAGCCCTCATCCAACGCTTCTTAAAGGACACCTTTGAGCCCAAGCACCGGCGCACGGTAGAGGAGCTCCACAGAGAGGAGTATGAGGTCGGGGGTGTCAAAGTAACCATCAACATCATGGACACCAGCGGCAGCTACTCCTTCCCAGCCATGCGGAGGCTCTCCATCCAGAAGAGTGATGCCTTCGCCCTGGTCTACGCCGTCAACGATCCAGCATCCCTGGAGGCAGTGAAGAGCCTGAGGGACGAGATCCTGGAGGTCAAGGAGGACAAGTACACGCCTATTGTGGTGATCGGTAACAAGATCGATTGCCGCCATGAGCGGCAGGTGTCCAGCGAGGACGTGCTCTCCACGGTGGAGCTGGACTGGAACAACAGCTTTGTGGAAGCGTCGGCCAAAGACAACGTTAATGTGCTGGAGGCTTTCCGAGAGCTTCTCCAGCAGGCCAACCTGCCCAGCTGGCTCAGTCCGGCACTGTGCCGCAGGCGGGAAACCTTTCCCAAAGAGCAGAAGAAGATACCTCCAATGAACAAGACCAACAGCTGCCTCATCTCCTAA
- the LOC129171410 gene encoding phosphoribosyl pyrophosphate synthase-associated protein 1 isoform X1 — protein sequence MNVAKSGYRVFSANSSAACTELAKKITERLGVELGKSVVFQESNSETRVDVKESVRGQTIFIIQTIPRDVNTAIMELLVMAYALKTSCAKNIIGVIPYFPYSKQCKMRKRGSIVCKLLASMLAKAGLTHIITMDLHQKEIQGFFSFPVDNLRASPFLIQYIQEEVPDYRNAIIVAKSPSAAKRAQSYAERLRLGLAVIHGEAQCSESDMADGRHSPPCVRNTTGHTGLELPSGKQQAPFPGIELPIMMAKEKPPITVVGDVGGRIAIIVDDIIDDVGDFVAAAEILKERGAYKIYIMATHGLLSADAPRLIEESAIDEVVVTNTVPHEVQKLQCPKIKTVDVSMILAEAIRRIHNGESMAYLFRNIAVDD from the exons ATGAACGTCGCAAAAAGTGGCTATCGTGTTTTTTCGGCAAACTCCTCCGCAGCATGCACAGAACTGGCGAAGAAGATAACAGA GCGACTAGGAGTCGAGCTGGGAAAGTCTGTTGTCTTTCAAGAGTCTAATAGTG agacaAGAGTGGATGTCAAAGAATCCGTCCGTGGACAGACCATCTTCATAATTCAGACCATACCAAG AGATGTCAACACAGCAATCATGGAGCTGTTGGTCATGGCCTACGCCCTCAAGACCTCTTGCGCAAAGAACATCATCGGTGTTATTCCCTACTTTCCCTACAGCAAGCAGTGCAAGATGAGGAAGAGGGGCTCCATAGTGTGCAAGTTGTTAGCGTCAATGTTGGCTAAAGCAG GCCTAACGCACATTATCACCATGGATTTGCATCAGAAGGAGATCCAGggcttcttttcttttcctgtgGACAACTTGCGAGCCTCCCCATTCCTCATCCAGTACATCCAGGAGGAG GTTCCGGATTACAGAAACGCCATCATCGTGGCCaaatccccatcagcagcaAAGAG AGCGCAGTCCTATGCAGAACGCTTGCGCTTGGGCCTGGCTGTGATTCATGGCGAGGCTCAGTGTTCTGAATCCGACATGGCCGATGGAAGACACTCGCCACCATGTGTGCGCAACACCACAGGACACACAGGATTGGAGCTGCCCT CAGGCAAACAACAAGCCCCGTTCCCTGGCATAGAGCTTCCAA TAATGATGGCCAAGGAGAAACCTCCAATTACTGTTGTTGGAGACGTGGGGGGACGAATTGCCATCATTGTG GACGACATCATAGATGATGTTGGAGACTTTGTTGCAGCCGCTGAGATCCTGAAAGAGAGAGGCGCTTATAAAATTTACATCATGGCCACACACGGATTGCTTTCTGCTGATGCTCCGCGCCTCATAGAGGAGTCTGCCATTGATGAG gTGGTGGTGACCAACACGGTGCCCCACGAAGTGCAGAAGCTCCAGTGTCCAAAAATCAAGACTGTGGATGTCAGCATGATCCTGGCTGAGGCCATCCGCCGCATCCACAACGGGGAGTCCATGGCTTACTTGTTCCGCAACATCGCCGTGGACGACTAG
- the LOC129171207 gene encoding cytoglobin-1-like has product MERMQGEREVDHLERPSPLTDKERVMIQDSWAKFYLNCDDVGVAILIRLFVNFPSSKQYFRQFKNMEREELERSTQLRNHARSVMNGINTLVKNLHNPEKIASVLTVLGKAHALKHEVDPAYFKILSGVILEVLGEVFPEVVTAEVAAAWTKLLATVCSRIRSIYDELGWTKLSTSTG; this is encoded by the exons ATGGAGAGGATGCAAGGAGAACGAGAGGTGGACCACCTGGAGCGACCAAGCCCACTGACTGACAAGGAGAGGGTGATGATCCAGGACTCCTGGGCAAAGTTCTACCTGAACTGTGATGATGTCGGCGTGGCCATACTCATCAG GCTATTTGTGAACTTCCCCTCCTCCAAGCAATACTTCAGACAGTTCAAAAACATGGAGCGAGAGGAGCTGGAGAGGAGCACCCAGCTCAGGAATCACGCACGCAGTGTCATGAACGGCATCAATACACTGGTGAAGAACCTGCACAACCCGGAGAAGATAGCCTCTGTGCTGACGGTGCTTGGCAAAGCCCATGCGCTTAAACACGAGGTGGACCCGGCGTATTTTAAG ATCCTCAGTGGTGTTATACTGGAAGTTTTAGGGGAGGTGTTTCCAGAGGTTGTGACAGCAGAGGTGGCAGCGGCGTGGACTAAACTCTTGGCTACAGTCTGCTCCAGGATCAGATCCATCTATGATGAATTGGGTTGGACGAAGCTCTCAACCTCAACAGGGTGA